In Lates calcarifer isolate ASB-BC8 linkage group LG21, TLL_Latcal_v3, whole genome shotgun sequence, the sequence gGTCAGTTTGGGGGTCACAGGTGGTCCTGTGTGTCTGACTCGTGCTGCAGTTTTAAACATTGGTCTGATGTGGTTCCTGATGTCGGGCAGTTTGAGGCCGTAGATGAGCGGGTTgagcagcggcggcagcaggAAACCCTCCATCGACATGATCACTCTGATCACAGGAGGGAAGTTTTTTTGGGCCAGCACTGGCTGCACCACCTCGAGCATGACGCTGAGGACAAAGCTGGTGTAGGTCACCAGGTGAGGGATGCAGGTCGACAGCGCCTTATTGGCTCTGCTGCCTTTAGACACCTGGAAACTGACGGCGAGGATCTTTATGTAACAGCCGAATATCAGCAGCACGGGCAGGAAGACGAAGGCACTGACCAACACGATCTCCATCAGGCTGATGACGGAGATGTCGACGCAGGACTGATAAGTGATGGATCTGTTGTCGCAGAATGTCCGGCTCACAGAGGACGCACACAGCGGCAGTCGGCCGCTCAGAGAGAGCAGACAGGTGTAGCCGGCCACAGGTAAAACCCAGGCAGCTGCTAACAGGCCGTGGactgtggaggagctgaagaggcTGTGATAGGTCAGCGGGTGTGCGATGGCTGCGTACCTGTCGAACGCCATCGCCGTCAGGATGTTACATTCCACAGAAACATAGATGTGGATGCAGAAGGCCTGCAGGAGGCAGCCGGTCCTGGAGATGACCTGCACGTCACGCAGCAGGTCGTGGAGCAGCTTGGGATAAAAAGCTGCACAGCCAGTCACCGTGTTCAACAGCAGGTTGGCCAGGAAGATGTACATGGGCTGATGGAGACTCTGCTTCACACAGATCAGAGCC encodes:
- the LOC108902858 gene encoding olfactory receptor 6N1, with amino-acid sequence MSPVATARGCESVITVLSRSLSLGALSSPCRFTDELWCVLMLLMFPCEQFIVNMLNQSQVEVLVLSGFNGLNQLRYLYFCITCASYLLILLLNVSILALICVKQSLHQPMYIFLANLLLNTVTGCAAFYPKLLHDLLRDVQVISRTGCLLQAFCIHIYVSVECNILTAMAFDRYAAIAHPLTYHSLFSSSTVHGLLAAAWVLPVAGYTCLLSLSGRLPLCASSVSRTFCDNRSITYQSCVDISVISLMEIVLVSAFVFLPVLLIFGCYIKILAVSFQVSKGSRANKALSTCIPHLVTYTSFVLSVMLEVVQPVLAQKNFPPVIRVIMSMEGFLLPPLLNPLIYGLKLPDIRNHIRPMFKTAARVRHTGPPVTPKLTD